A single genomic interval of Antarcticibacterium arcticum harbors:
- the rpoC gene encoding DNA-directed RNA polymerase subunit beta' — protein sequence MARNNEHTTEKRFNKISIGLASPESILAESRGEVLKPETINYRTHKPERDGLFCERIFGPVKDYECACGKYKRIRYKGIVCDRCGVEVTEKKVRRDRVGHINLVVPVAHIWYFRSLPNKIGYLLGLPSKKLDMIIYYERYVVIQAGIAKNAEGEQLKKMDFLTEEEYLDILDTLPQENQYLEDTDPNKFIAKMGAECLIDLLRRIDLNELSYDLRHKANHETSKQRKTEALKRLQVVESLRDANKNRENLPEWMIMKVIPITPPELRPLVPLDGGRFATSDLNDLYRRVIIRNNRLKRLMEIKAPEVILRNEKRMLQEAVDSLFDNTRKSSAVKTDSNRPLKSLSDSLKGKQGRFRQNLLGKRVDYSARSVIVVGPELKMFECGLPKDMAAELYKPFVIRKLIERGIVKTVKSAKKIIDKKEPVVWDILENVLKGHPVLLNRAPTLHRLGIQAFQPKLIEGKAIQLHPLACTAFNADFDGDQMAVHLPLGPEAILEAQLLMLGSHNILNPANGSPITVPSQDMVLGLYYMTKPRVSTDEVKIKGQGLTFYSAEEVVIAYNEKKVDLNAVIKIRAKDFNEEGVLTTQIIETTVGRVLFNESVPEEAGYINEVLTKKSLRDIIGRVLKATSVAETAAFLDNIKDLGYKFAYTGGLSFSLGDIIIPEEKGAMIADANEQVEAIIGNYNMGLITNNERYNQVIDIWTSTNAGLTELAMKRIREDNQGFNSVYMMLDSGARGSKEQIRQLTGMRGLMAKPKKSSSGGGEIIENPILSNFKEGLSILEYFISTHGARKGLADTALKTADAGYLTRRLVDVSQDVIVNEEDCGTLRGVEVAPLKKNDEIVESLGERILGRIALNDIFNPITEELLVASGQEITESAVAKITNAPIETVEVRSALTCEAKKGICVKCYGRNLSTDKLVQRGEAVGVVAAQSIGEPGTQLTLRTFHVGGIAGNISEENKVIAKFNGIAEIEDLKVVKGEGPDGSITDIVISRTSELKLKDKKTGVVLTTSNIPYGSQIFINDGDEVKRDDIICQWDPYNGVIISEFAGKIKYENIDQGYTYQVEIDEQTGFQEKVITDSKNKKLIPTLLILGKKDEVIRSYNLPVGAHLMVDKDEKIKVGKILVKIPRRSSKAGDITGGLPRVTELFEARNPSNPAVVSEIDGVISFGKIKRGNREIIVESKLGEVKKYLVKLSNQILVQENDYVRAGMPLSDGSITPEDILAIKGPNAVQQYLVNEVQEVYRLQGVKINDKHFEVVVRQMMRKVRIVDSGDTLFLENQLIHKSDFIEENDKIFGMKVIENAGDSTNLKPGQIVTIRELRDENSSLRREDKELATARDAVAATATPILQGITRASLQTKSFISAASFQETTKVLNEAAVAGKIDDLEGLKENVIVGHKIPAGTGMRAYDHIIVGSKEEFDEMLEKKQEVNYN from the coding sequence ATGGCTAGAAATAATGAACATACTACAGAAAAGAGATTTAATAAGATCTCGATAGGTTTAGCTTCACCCGAGTCCATTTTGGCAGAGTCTCGCGGGGAAGTTCTAAAGCCTGAAACTATTAACTACCGTACGCACAAACCGGAGCGTGACGGATTATTCTGTGAGCGAATTTTTGGTCCTGTAAAGGATTACGAATGTGCCTGTGGAAAGTATAAGAGAATACGTTACAAGGGAATTGTTTGTGACCGTTGTGGGGTAGAGGTGACAGAAAAGAAAGTACGTCGTGACCGTGTGGGACATATCAATTTGGTAGTTCCTGTGGCACACATCTGGTATTTCCGTTCATTGCCAAACAAAATTGGTTACCTTCTTGGATTACCTTCCAAGAAACTTGATATGATCATCTACTACGAAAGATATGTAGTGATCCAGGCAGGTATTGCAAAAAATGCCGAAGGTGAACAACTTAAAAAGATGGACTTCCTTACAGAGGAGGAATATCTTGATATTCTGGATACCCTTCCGCAGGAAAACCAATACCTTGAGGATACAGATCCTAACAAGTTCATTGCAAAAATGGGTGCCGAGTGTCTTATTGACCTGTTGAGAAGAATAGATCTTAATGAGCTTTCTTACGACCTTAGACACAAAGCAAACCACGAAACTTCAAAACAACGTAAGACTGAAGCTCTTAAGAGACTTCAGGTTGTTGAATCCCTGCGTGACGCCAACAAGAACAGGGAAAACCTTCCTGAGTGGATGATCATGAAGGTAATTCCAATTACTCCTCCTGAACTTAGGCCATTGGTGCCTCTTGATGGTGGACGTTTTGCGACTTCAGATTTAAATGACCTTTACCGTCGTGTTATTATTCGTAACAACCGTCTAAAAAGGTTAATGGAGATCAAAGCTCCTGAAGTAATTCTTCGTAACGAAAAACGTATGTTGCAGGAAGCTGTGGATTCGTTGTTCGATAACACAAGAAAATCTTCGGCAGTAAAAACAGATTCCAACAGGCCGTTGAAATCCCTTTCAGATTCCTTAAAAGGAAAACAAGGGCGTTTCCGTCAAAACCTGCTTGGTAAGCGTGTGGATTATTCGGCACGTTCTGTAATTGTTGTAGGACCTGAATTAAAAATGTTTGAGTGTGGTCTTCCTAAGGATATGGCTGCAGAACTTTACAAGCCGTTCGTAATACGTAAGTTGATCGAAAGAGGTATTGTAAAGACTGTAAAGTCGGCCAAGAAGATCATAGATAAAAAAGAACCGGTAGTATGGGATATTTTAGAGAACGTTCTTAAAGGACATCCTGTATTGCTTAACAGGGCCCCTACATTACACAGGTTAGGTATCCAGGCATTCCAGCCAAAACTTATTGAAGGGAAAGCGATACAGTTACACCCACTTGCGTGTACTGCATTCAACGCCGATTTCGATGGGGATCAAATGGCGGTTCACCTGCCACTTGGGCCGGAAGCAATTCTGGAAGCTCAGTTATTAATGCTTGGTTCTCACAACATCCTTAACCCTGCAAATGGTTCCCCAATTACGGTTCCATCTCAGGATATGGTGCTTGGTCTTTACTATATGACCAAGCCAAGGGTTTCTACAGATGAAGTAAAAATTAAAGGCCAGGGTCTTACGTTTTACTCGGCTGAAGAGGTTGTGATCGCTTATAATGAAAAGAAAGTTGACCTTAACGCGGTGATCAAAATACGCGCTAAAGATTTTAACGAAGAAGGTGTTCTTACAACACAAATCATTGAGACTACAGTAGGTAGGGTTCTGTTTAATGAATCTGTACCGGAAGAAGCCGGATATATCAATGAGGTATTGACCAAGAAATCCCTTAGGGACATCATTGGACGTGTATTAAAAGCTACTAGCGTAGCCGAAACTGCGGCCTTCCTTGATAATATTAAGGATCTTGGATATAAGTTTGCATATACAGGTGGTCTTTCCTTCTCTTTAGGTGATATTATTATCCCTGAAGAAAAAGGTGCAATGATCGCCGATGCAAATGAGCAGGTTGAAGCTATTATAGGAAACTATAATATGGGTCTTATTACTAACAACGAACGTTACAACCAGGTTATCGATATCTGGACATCAACCAACGCAGGTCTAACCGAGTTGGCAATGAAGCGTATTCGTGAGGATAACCAGGGATTCAACTCTGTATATATGATGCTTGACTCCGGAGCAAGGGGATCTAAAGAACAGATCCGTCAGTTAACGGGGATGCGTGGTCTTATGGCCAAGCCTAAAAAATCAAGTTCAGGTGGTGGTGAAATTATTGAGAACCCTATTCTTTCCAACTTTAAGGAAGGTCTTTCGATTCTTGAATACTTTATCTCTACTCACGGTGCACGTAAAGGTCTTGCCGATACCGCACTTAAAACTGCAGATGCCGGGTACTTAACCCGTAGGCTTGTAGATGTTTCACAAGATGTAATTGTAAACGAAGAGGATTGTGGAACCCTGCGTGGAGTTGAAGTAGCACCGCTTAAAAAGAATGATGAGATCGTGGAATCACTTGGTGAAAGGATCCTGGGTCGAATCGCTTTAAATGACATATTTAATCCTATTACCGAAGAGTTACTTGTAGCTTCAGGACAGGAGATAACTGAAAGTGCTGTTGCCAAGATCACCAATGCTCCAATTGAAACAGTTGAAGTACGATCTGCACTTACTTGTGAAGCCAAAAAAGGTATTTGTGTGAAGTGTTACGGTAGAAACCTTTCTACAGATAAACTTGTACAAAGAGGAGAAGCCGTAGGTGTTGTAGCTGCTCAATCTATTGGAGAGCCTGGAACACAGCTTACCCTTCGTACCTTCCACGTGGGTGGTATTGCAGGAAACATTTCAGAAGAGAATAAAGTTATTGCCAAATTCAATGGTATCGCTGAAATTGAAGATCTTAAAGTGGTAAAAGGTGAAGGACCTGATGGTTCTATTACCGATATCGTGATCTCCAGAACATCAGAACTTAAGTTGAAAGATAAAAAGACCGGTGTAGTGCTTACAACAAGCAATATTCCTTACGGTTCACAGATCTTTATCAACGATGGCGATGAAGTGAAGAGAGATGATATTATTTGCCAGTGGGATCCATATAACGGGGTAATCATTTCAGAATTTGCAGGTAAGATCAAATATGAAAATATTGATCAGGGGTATACCTACCAGGTGGAAATAGATGAGCAAACAGGATTCCAGGAAAAAGTAATTACAGATTCCAAGAATAAGAAGCTTATCCCAACCTTATTGATCTTAGGTAAGAAAGACGAAGTAATACGTTCTTACAACTTACCGGTAGGAGCTCACCTTATGGTGGACAAGGACGAAAAGATCAAAGTTGGTAAGATCCTTGTGAAAATACCACGTAGATCTTCTAAAGCGGGGGATATTACGGGTGGTCTTCCAAGAGTAACCGAGCTTTTCGAAGCACGTAACCCTTCCAATCCTGCTGTAGTAAGTGAGATAGATGGTGTTATTTCCTTCGGAAAGATCAAGAGAGGTAACCGTGAGATCATTGTGGAATCCAAACTTGGAGAGGTTAAGAAGTATCTTGTGAAACTTTCAAACCAGATCCTGGTTCAGGAGAACGATTATGTACGTGCAGGAATGCCGTTATCTGACGGGTCTATTACCCCGGAGGATATCCTTGCTATTAAAGGACCAAATGCGGTTCAACAGTATCTTGTAAATGAAGTGCAGGAAGTATATCGTTTACAAGGGGTGAAGATCAACGACAAGCATTTTGAAGTTGTGGTGCGCCAGATGATGAGAAAGGTAAGAATTGTTGATTCAGGAGATACCTTATTCCTTGAAAACCAGTTGATCCATAAATCTGACTTTATCGAAGAGAACGATAAGATCTTTGGAATGAAGGTGATCGAGAATGCAGGAGACTCTACCAATTTAAAGCCTGGTCAAATAGTAACCATTAGGGAACTAAGAGATGAGAACTCCTCATTAAGAAGAGAAGATAAAGAACTTGCTACTGCCAGAGATGCGGTTGCTGCAACTGCAACACCAATTCTACAGGGTATTACAAGGGCTTCCCTTCAAACCAAATCCTTTATCTCGGCGGCTTCCTTCCAGGAAACTACCAAGGTACTTAACGAAGCTGCAGTAGCAGGTAAGATAGATGATCTTGAAGGTCTTAAGGAGAATGTAATTGTTGGGCATAAGATCCCTGCAGGTACAGGTATGAGAGCATATGACCATATTATCGTAGGTTCCAAAGAGGAATTTGACGAGATGTTGGAGAAAAAGCAGGAAGTTAATTATAACTAA
- the rpoB gene encoding DNA-directed RNA polymerase subunit beta produces the protein MLATQTERLNFSSVKNKPDYPDFLDVQIKSFQDFFQLETKSEERGDEGLYNTFMENFPITDTRNQFVLEFLDYFVDPPRYSIQECIERGLTYSVPLKARLKLYCTDPEHEDFETIVQDVYLGTIPYMTPSGTFCINGAERVVVSQLHRSPGVFFGQSFHANGTKLYSARIIPFKGSWIEFATDINNVMYAYIDRKKKLPVTTLFRAIGFERDKDILEIFDLAEEVKVSKTGLKKVLGRKLAARVLNTWYEDFVDEDTGEVVSIERNEIILDRDTELDKDHIEEILETGTKTILLHKEDNSTGDYAIIHNTLQKDPTNSEKEAVEHIYRQLRNAEPPDEETARGIIDKLFFSDQRYSLGEVGRYRMNKKLGLDIGMDKQVLTREDIITIVKYLIELINSKAEIDDIDHLSNRRVRTVGEQLSQQFGVGLARMARTIRERMNVRDNEVFTPIDLINAKTLSSVINSFFGTNQLSQFMDQTNPLAEITHKRRLSALGPGGLSRERAGFEVRDVHYTHYGRLCPIETPEGPNIGLISSLAVFAKVNGMGFIETPYRTVTEGKIDFSKPSFYLSAEEEEDKKIAQANIPLTDDGTIDSDKVIARMEGDFPVVDPKEIHYIDVAPNQISSISASLIPFLEHDDANRALMGSNMMRQAVPLLRAESPIVGTGLERAVATDSRVLINAEGPGVVEYVDAERITIKYDRTEEERMVSFESDSKTYELIKFRKTNQGTSINLRPIVRIGDRVTKGQVLCQGYATEAGELALGRNMKVAFMPWKGYNFEDAIVISERVVREDIFTSIHIDEYSLEVRDTKLGNEELTNDIPNVSEEATKDLDENGMIRIGAEVKPGDILIGKITPKGESDPTPEEKLLRAIFGDKAGDVKDASLKAHPSLSGVVINKKLFARAVKDKRKRVQDKEDVAALDKKYDAKFAVLKAELVDKLFAIVGGKTAQGVQNDLGEEVLPKGKKFTLKMLNAVDDYIHLTQGTWTTDDHLNKLVANLIHNYKIKENDLQGNLRREKFTISVGDELPAGIIKLAKIYVAKKRKLKVGDKMAGRHGNKGIVARIVRQEDMPFLEDGTPVDIVLNPLGVPSRMNIGQIYETVLGWAGQQLGRKYATPIFDGATLDQINELTDEAGVPRFGHTHLYDGGTGDRFDQAATVGVIYMLKLGHMIDDKMHARSIGPYSLITQQPLGGKAQFGGQRFGEMEVWALEAYGASATLREILTVKSDDVIGRAKTYEAIVKGEPMPEPGLPESFNVLMHELKGLGLDIRLEE, from the coding sequence ATGTTAGCAACGCAAACTGAAAGATTGAATTTCTCTTCTGTAAAGAACAAACCTGATTATCCTGACTTTCTGGACGTACAGATCAAGTCATTTCAGGATTTCTTTCAACTAGAAACAAAATCAGAAGAAAGGGGAGATGAGGGTCTCTATAATACCTTCATGGAAAACTTTCCTATTACAGACACCCGTAATCAATTCGTATTAGAATTTCTGGATTACTTTGTGGACCCGCCAAGATATTCCATCCAGGAATGTATCGAACGTGGTTTGACTTATAGCGTACCGCTTAAAGCCCGCTTAAAACTATATTGTACAGATCCGGAACACGAAGATTTCGAAACCATTGTACAAGATGTTTACCTTGGAACCATTCCTTACATGACCCCTAGTGGTACTTTTTGCATCAACGGTGCAGAGAGAGTTGTGGTTTCACAATTACATCGTTCCCCCGGTGTATTCTTTGGACAGTCTTTCCATGCAAATGGAACCAAGTTATACTCTGCCAGAATTATTCCTTTTAAAGGATCCTGGATAGAGTTCGCTACCGATATAAACAACGTGATGTATGCGTATATCGATAGAAAGAAAAAATTACCTGTTACTACACTTTTCCGTGCTATTGGTTTTGAGAGAGATAAGGATATCCTTGAGATCTTTGACCTTGCTGAGGAAGTAAAAGTTTCTAAAACAGGACTTAAAAAAGTTTTAGGCCGTAAACTGGCTGCGCGTGTATTGAACACCTGGTATGAAGATTTCGTTGATGAAGATACTGGTGAGGTTGTTTCAATTGAACGTAACGAGATCATTCTTGACCGTGATACTGAACTTGATAAGGACCACATCGAGGAGATCCTTGAAACCGGAACAAAGACCATTCTTCTTCACAAAGAGGATAATTCTACCGGAGATTACGCTATTATTCACAATACCCTGCAAAAGGATCCAACAAACTCTGAAAAAGAGGCTGTTGAGCACATCTACCGCCAGCTGCGTAATGCAGAGCCGCCCGATGAGGAAACTGCACGTGGTATAATAGACAAATTGTTCTTTAGTGACCAACGTTACAGTTTAGGTGAAGTAGGACGATACAGAATGAACAAGAAACTTGGTCTTGATATTGGAATGGATAAGCAGGTGCTTACCCGTGAAGACATCATTACCATTGTAAAATATTTAATAGAGTTAATTAACTCAAAAGCAGAGATTGATGATATTGATCACTTGTCTAACCGTCGTGTTAGAACAGTAGGAGAGCAACTTTCTCAGCAATTTGGTGTTGGTTTGGCCCGTATGGCCCGTACCATTCGTGAGCGTATGAATGTACGTGACAACGAGGTATTTACCCCAATAGATTTGATCAACGCAAAGACCCTGTCTTCTGTGATCAACTCGTTCTTTGGAACCAACCAGTTATCTCAGTTCATGGATCAAACAAATCCACTGGCAGAGATCACGCACAAACGTAGACTTTCGGCATTAGGACCAGGTGGACTTTCAAGAGAACGTGCTGGGTTTGAGGTACGTGACGTTCACTATACGCACTACGGAAGACTTTGTCCTATTGAAACTCCTGAGGGACCAAACATTGGTCTTATCTCCTCACTTGCAGTTTTTGCAAAGGTGAACGGGATGGGATTCATTGAAACTCCTTACCGAACAGTAACAGAGGGGAAGATTGATTTCTCTAAACCTTCCTTTTATTTAAGTGCTGAAGAAGAAGAAGACAAGAAGATCGCACAGGCGAATATTCCTTTGACTGATGATGGAACAATAGATTCAGATAAGGTAATTGCGCGTATGGAAGGTGACTTCCCGGTAGTGGATCCAAAGGAGATCCATTATATTGATGTTGCACCTAACCAGATCTCTTCTATTTCGGCATCCCTTATCCCGTTCCTTGAGCACGATGATGCGAACAGGGCGTTGATGGGATCAAACATGATGCGTCAGGCTGTACCTTTATTAAGAGCTGAATCTCCTATTGTAGGAACAGGTCTTGAAAGAGCTGTAGCTACAGATTCCCGTGTTTTGATAAATGCTGAAGGACCCGGAGTTGTAGAATATGTTGATGCTGAAAGAATTACCATTAAATACGACCGTACAGAGGAAGAGAGAATGGTAAGTTTTGAAAGCGATTCAAAAACCTACGAATTAATTAAATTTAGAAAAACCAACCAGGGAACCTCTATAAACCTTAGGCCAATTGTGCGTATAGGTGACAGGGTGACCAAAGGACAGGTTCTTTGCCAGGGGTATGCAACCGAGGCAGGTGAACTTGCACTGGGACGTAACATGAAGGTTGCCTTCATGCCGTGGAAAGGATACAACTTTGAGGATGCAATTGTAATTTCTGAAAGAGTTGTAAGAGAAGATATTTTCACTTCTATCCATATTGATGAATATTCACTGGAAGTTCGGGATACCAAATTGGGTAACGAAGAATTGACAAACGATATTCCAAACGTTTCTGAAGAGGCTACAAAAGACCTTGACGAGAACGGTATGATAAGAATTGGAGCTGAAGTTAAGCCTGGTGATATCCTTATTGGGAAGATTACTCCTAAAGGTGAAAGCGATCCAACTCCTGAGGAGAAACTTCTTAGAGCGATCTTTGGAGATAAAGCTGGAGACGTAAAAGATGCTTCGTTAAAAGCTCACCCTTCTCTAAGTGGTGTTGTAATTAACAAGAAACTTTTTGCCCGTGCGGTAAAGGATAAGCGCAAACGCGTTCAGGATAAAGAAGATGTAGCGGCACTTGACAAGAAGTATGATGCAAAATTTGCTGTTCTTAAAGCAGAACTTGTAGATAAACTTTTTGCTATTGTTGGTGGGAAGACTGCACAGGGAGTTCAAAATGATCTTGGAGAAGAAGTATTGCCAAAAGGTAAGAAGTTCACTCTAAAAATGCTTAACGCTGTAGATGATTATATCCACCTTACACAAGGAACCTGGACTACAGATGATCACCTGAATAAACTGGTTGCAAATCTTATCCATAATTATAAAATCAAGGAAAATGACCTTCAGGGTAACCTTAGAAGGGAAAAATTCACCATCTCTGTTGGAGATGAATTACCTGCAGGAATTATCAAATTGGCAAAAATCTATGTTGCCAAGAAGAGAAAGCTAAAAGTAGGTGATAAAATGGCGGGTCGTCACGGTAACAAGGGTATTGTTGCCCGTATTGTTCGCCAGGAAGATATGCCTTTCCTTGAAGATGGAACTCCTGTAGATATCGTACTTAACCCACTGGGTGTACCTTCAAGGATGAACATTGGACAGATCTATGAAACTGTATTAGGATGGGCAGGACAACAATTGGGTAGAAAATATGCTACTCCAATTTTTGACGGTGCAACCTTAGATCAAATAAATGAGCTTACAGATGAAGCCGGAGTACCGCGCTTTGGACATACACATTTATATGATGGAGGTACCGGAGACCGTTTTGACCAGGCTGCAACTGTGGGTGTGATCTATATGTTGAAATTAGGACATATGATCGATGATAAGATGCACGCGCGTTCCATTGGACCGTACTCTCTTATTACACAACAACCTCTTGGTGGTAAAGCACAATTTGGTGGTCAGCGTTTTGGAGAGATGGAAGTTTGGGCACTGGAAGCTTATGGAGCATCTGCAACCCTGCGTGAGATTTTAACCGTAAAATCTGATGATGTTATAGGTAGAGCCAAGACATATGAGGCGATCGTTAAAGGTGAACCAATGCCGGAACCGGGATTACCTGAATCTTTCAACGTGTTAATGCACGAATTGAAAGGACTAGGATTGGATATAAGATTAGAAGAATAA
- the rplL gene encoding 50S ribosomal protein L7/L12, which translates to MADLKDFAEQLVNLTVKEVNELAAILKDEYGIEPAAAAVVAGGAAAGGGEEAAEEQTEFDVVLKAAGASKLAVVKLVKELTGLGLKDAKELVDNAPRPVKEGVSKDEANALKTQLEEAGAEVELK; encoded by the coding sequence ATGGCAGATTTAAAAGATTTCGCAGAACAATTGGTTAACTTAACCGTAAAAGAGGTTAATGAATTAGCCGCTATATTAAAAGACGAGTATGGTATCGAGCCTGCTGCAGCTGCAGTAGTAGCTGGTGGTGCTGCTGCCGGTGGTGGTGAAGAAGCCGCTGAAGAGCAAACTGAATTTGATGTAGTTCTTAAAGCAGCTGGAGCTTCTAAGCTTGCGGTAGTTAAATTGGTAAAAGAGCTTACCGGTCTTGGTCTTAAAGACGCAAAAGAATTGGTAGACAATGCTCCACGTCCAGTTAAAGAAGGTGTTTCTAAAGACGAAGCAAATGCACTAAAAACGCAATTAGAAGAAGCAGGAGCCGAGGTTGAGCTTAAATAA
- the rplJ gene encoding 50S ribosomal protein L10: MTREEKSLVIEDLTAQLENNNIIYLADISGLNALSTSNLRRACFKANVKLAVVKNTLLAKAMEASEKDFGELPTVLKGNTSIMISDTGNAPAKVIKDFRKKSATPLLKGAFIEEAIYVGDDYLETLVNIKSKEELLGDIVGLLQSPAKNVISALKSGGGKIAGILKTLSEKEG; the protein is encoded by the coding sequence ATGACAAGAGAAGAAAAATCATTAGTAATTGAAGATTTAACTGCGCAGTTAGAAAATAATAACATTATTTACCTTGCAGATATTTCGGGTCTTAACGCCCTTAGTACTTCAAACCTTCGTCGCGCCTGTTTCAAGGCGAACGTAAAGCTTGCAGTAGTTAAAAACACATTGCTTGCAAAAGCTATGGAAGCATCGGAAAAAGATTTTGGTGAACTTCCTACAGTTTTAAAAGGCAATACATCTATTATGATCTCTGATACCGGTAATGCACCGGCAAAAGTGATCAAGGATTTCCGTAAAAAATCAGCTACCCCGTTGCTTAAAGGAGCATTTATTGAAGAGGCTATCTATGTTGGAGACGACTATTTAGAGACCCTTGTAAATATCAAGTCTAAAGAAGAGCTTCTTGGAGATATAGTTGGATTACTACAATCACCTGCTAAGAACGTTATATCGGCTCTTAAATCTGGTGGTGGTAAAATAGCCGGAATCCTAAAAACCCTTTCAGAAAAAGAAGGGTAA
- the rplA gene encoding 50S ribosomal protein L1 has translation MAKLTKKLKEANSKIENGKAYSLTEASALVKEISYENFDASVDLAVRLNVDPRKANQMVRGVVTLPHGTGKDVKVLALVTPDKEAEAKEAGADYIGLDEYLDKIKAGWTDVDVIITMPSVMGKLGPLGRILGPRGLMPNPKTGTVTMDVAKAVSDVKAGKIDFKVDKTGIVHAGIGKASFDAEKIAGNARELLTTLVKLKPQAAKGVYIKSIHISSTMSPSVEIDSKRFTEQ, from the coding sequence ATGGCAAAATTGACTAAAAAGCTAAAGGAAGCTAACAGCAAGATCGAAAATGGTAAAGCATATTCGTTAACTGAAGCTTCTGCATTAGTAAAAGAGATCTCCTACGAGAATTTTGATGCTTCTGTTGATCTGGCAGTTCGTTTGAACGTAGATCCACGTAAAGCAAATCAAATGGTAAGAGGGGTTGTAACCCTTCCTCATGGAACTGGTAAGGATGTAAAGGTATTGGCCTTGGTTACTCCAGATAAGGAAGCTGAAGCTAAAGAAGCCGGAGCTGACTATATTGGATTAGATGAATATCTTGATAAGATCAAAGCTGGTTGGACAGATGTTGATGTTATAATCACTATGCCTAGTGTAATGGGTAAATTAGGACCACTTGGTAGAATATTAGGACCACGTGGGTTAATGCCTAACCCTAAGACAGGAACGGTAACTATGGATGTTGCAAAAGCAGTATCTGATGTTAAAGCAGGTAAAATTGACTTTAAAGTTGATAAAACAGGTATCGTTCACGCCGGGATTGGAAAAGCATCATTTGATGCCGAAAAGATCGCTGGTAACGCAAGGGAATTATTAACTACTTTGGTTAAATTGAAACCTCAGGCCGCTAAAGGTGTGTATATTAAGAGTATCCACATTTCTTCTACAATGAGCCCAAGTGTTGAGATCGACTCCAAAAGGTTCACTGAGCAATAA
- the rplK gene encoding 50S ribosomal protein L11, with amino-acid sequence MAKEISKVVKLQVRGGAANPSPPVGPALGAAGVNIMEFCKQFNARTQDKPGKLLPCQITVYKDKSFDFVIKTPPAAVQILEAAKSKKGSGEPNRKKVASVSWDQIKAIAEDKMVDLNAFTLESAMKMVAGTARSMGVTVKGQAPF; translated from the coding sequence ATGGCAAAAGAAATAAGTAAAGTTGTAAAACTTCAAGTTCGTGGAGGTGCTGCTAACCCATCACCACCAGTTGGACCTGCTTTAGGTGCTGCCGGAGTAAATATAATGGAATTCTGTAAGCAGTTTAATGCTAGAACGCAGGATAAACCAGGAAAATTGTTACCATGTCAAATTACTGTCTACAAGGATAAGTCTTTTGATTTCGTAATTAAAACTCCCCCGGCTGCAGTTCAAATTTTAGAAGCAGCGAAGTCTAAAAAAGGATCAGGTGAGCCAAACCGTAAAAAGGTGGCAAGTGTATCCTGGGATCAGATTAAGGCTATTGCCGAAGATAAAATGGTAGATCTAAATGCATTTACCCTTGAATCGGCTATGAAAATGGTAGCGGGAACAGCCCGCTCTATGGGTGTAACTGTTAAAGGGCAAGCGCCGTTTTAA
- the nusG gene encoding transcription termination/antitermination protein NusG, which produces MAEVKDKKWYVVRAVSGHENKVKEYIEREISHQGMEDLVSEVLVPTEKVIQIRNGKKISKERVYFPGYVMILANLTGEIPHIIKSINGVIGFLGETKGGDPVPLRRSEVNRMLGKVDELSVKADNVAIPFTIGETIKVIDGPFNGFNGTVEKINEEKRKLEVMVKIFGRKTPLELSYMQVEKV; this is translated from the coding sequence ATGGCAGAGGTTAAGGATAAAAAATGGTATGTGGTTCGTGCTGTTAGCGGTCATGAGAATAAGGTTAAGGAATACATAGAGCGTGAAATTTCTCACCAGGGAATGGAAGATCTTGTTAGTGAGGTGTTAGTGCCTACAGAAAAAGTGATCCAGATACGAAATGGTAAGAAAATTTCTAAAGAGCGTGTGTACTTCCCCGGGTATGTAATGATACTTGCAAACCTTACAGGAGAGATTCCACATATAATTAAATCCATTAACGGTGTTATAGGTTTTCTTGGGGAAACAAAAGGAGGAGATCCTGTGCCGCTTAGAAGGTCTGAGGTTAACCGTATGTTAGGAAAGGTTGATGAGCTTTCAGTAAAAGCAGATAACGTTGCAATTCCTTTCACCATTGGAGAGACTATCAAGGTAATTGATGGGCCATTCAACGGTTTTAACGGTACTGTTGAAAAGATAAATGAAGAAAAACGCAAGCTTGAGGTAATGGTCAAGATCTTCGGAAGGAAGACGCCATTGGAATTGAGTTATATGCAGGTTGAAAAAGTATAA